DNA sequence from the Armigeres subalbatus isolate Guangzhou_Male chromosome 1, GZ_Asu_2, whole genome shotgun sequence genome:
GGCCTTTTGTTTGAATGTTGTGAGAGACTTCACGATGCACAATTTTCCGCATAGTCGATGGCATCGTAATTTCTCCAAAGTCGGCAAGTATATCATGGAACGGATGACGTTGATCGAGAGTTGTAATGCTATGAACAACAGCGGTCATGAACCCACCAACGGAGTGCAGTTTTGTGCTTCCATCAATCAGTTGACAATTTTCAGGTCCACGACTATGCCAAAATTCACTAGGAAGTCAGCTCCTATGATAGCTTTAGTAACATCCGCAAGAAGAAAATTCCATGAAAATCTGCATCGCAATCAGAGGTCTGCTGTGGCAAATCGAGAACTGTATGTTCTTATTGTTGATCCATTTGCTGCATGTAGTTGAAATGATGATGATCCGCTTTGTTTATCCTTCCTAGTCGCTGGTATTATTCACACGTCGGATCCGGTGTCCACTAGGAATCGCTTGTTTGATGTTCGATCGTAGATAAGTAATCGACGGCTTTGTTGCTTCTCACCCACCTACCTCACACGCTTCTGGTGGGTGACTTTTCAGTTTTTTTGTTGGTGATACTTGCAGGGGCTACGGCATCGTTCGGCTTGACCGCCATACTTACGGTGATACCAGCAGATGGCACCTCCATTTTCACTACGATGACGCGATACCGAACGGGTTCGTGATCTGCCCGGGCCAGATTTTAGGCGACGTATTTCGGCTGTTAGCGCGGCTATTTGTTCCCCCAGGCTCTCCTGGGTGTTCGATTCCGTCAATGGTTCTACAGGAATTGTTTTCACGGCAGCGACGTGTGGAACAAGGTCAATCATCTTGTCTCCCATCTCGGCAAGTTTTGAAAGACTACCGTTATTAATGCTCAAAACAGCGCGAATGTTGGCGGGCATCCTTTGAAGAAAcagcattttcaaaaattcctcatcGACATTGAGTCCGGATGACAGCTCTTGCATCTTGGAAAGTAGATGGGTGGGACGCAAATCGCCCAGATCGCAGAAACCTAGTAGCTTTTCCAGTTTCGACTGCGGTGTAAGCTCGAATCGTGAAATCAGGCGTTTTTTGATTTCCGCATACCTTCCGGCGACTGGAGGATCTTTCACCAGATCCGCCACATGACAGATCACTGATTGATCGATTTTCGCAACGATGTGGTGGAATTTGGTTACGTCTTGTGTTACGCCAGCCAACGCAAATTGTGCCTCGGCTTATGCGAACCACATAGTTGGATCCAACTTCCAAAAGTCGGGTAGCTTAACAGCGACGGCAGCAGCAGCGGCTGGTGTTGGATTTTCAGCAGGattcgccattttgttttctttttgagTCGCAAATCGTGGCGATCTTAAATCACTTTTCTCTCCGTAAAAATCACGTCGGGGTCACCAATTTATGACCAGGCGTACGACGGGATCGAGGAGCACGATGTACGGAAACGAAAATGAAAGAAATAAACGCGCCGattgaaagaatactttttaTTCAGAAAACGTATACGTCCGTTATCTTTAACTGTCACGCACTAACTGACTTTCTTCTCTACTTTGGTCTTTCTCTTCAAGAGGCAGTGTTGCCACAAAGTGATAAAAACGAGGAGCAACAAAATCAGGTCAATGTCATGTCAGGTCATGTCGATTATTAacggttttgattttcttcaagAAATAAGCCAGAAATAATCTTTAagaaaaactaacaaaataataagcttttgttctaaaaatttaaaaaaccaaGACCCACTTGTGATGTTCCATCTTGTGATTTATTCGCTTAGCAGTCACGTTCCAGATATTGTTCGgacgaacgaaactttcgaaCCAAGGTAGTTCGTTCAAAACGtttttcgatttgattttgctggcgtaaacgagactGCGCatcagcttttgtttgacagcGTGTTCAATACAATAATAAAGGTGATCTGATCATCAATGCATTacaattttttgtatttctccatgtaaaattCAATGGCATATTACTCAAGTTGAAAAAcaaactgacatgggacgcttatgcaAATATGGGGCAGCATATTGGTTCATTCATTCCTGATTaagccgttacaaatatttaattaaaatgatGTCCAGCTGGTTTCCGAGGGAGGGAGACAtacattgtttttaaatatttgtatcggccttattaaaTTTGCAATATGTATAaggttttctgttttctctttTTTCTATAACTATGTAGAAGGCTTTTTTATAGTTTCTATCAACTATTATTAAATTGTACATTACTAAAAACGGGAACGCATTAGTCTAGCATGGTCACAGCCGAATGATCTTCATCCTCGTGCATTGCCTTATGCGCATTCAGCGAGGCTCTGTTGGTGAACCACTCCGGACATGTGGTGCAGGTATAAACCGTCGCAATGGCTGGTGAAAAATAAATGCCATTAATACAATTCATAAGATTATTCTAAACTAAACTATCGACAACTTACAATGATTGGACCTTTCATGTTCCGCCTGCAGACGCTTCGTGATGAAGGTTTTATCGCACTGTGAACACTTATGCGGCTTAATTCCAGTATGTCCCATCTCATGCCGCTGGCGATTACTGTGATCTGCAAAGGCCTTGTCGCAATACCTAAGagtatgttgaaaaaaattaagttatGTATTAGAGTTTATAATTATTCTTAAGCTCCCAAAACGAACCTGCACTGGTACGGCTTGAACCCGGTGTGAGTTCTCATATGCAGCTCCAATCTTGGTTTAGTTCGGAATGGTTTTGCGCAAACTTCACACTCGAACACCGACAAATTCGAATGGATCAGTTCGTGCTTTTGCAGGGTAGCCTTTCGATTGAAACCCTTACCGCAGACCAGACAAATGAAGAGTTTGTCTTTGCGGTGAACGAGGGAGTGTGCTTTCAGCAGAGCAGTGCTGGCAAACGTTTTGCTACAGGAATCGCACGGGAACGGTTTAATACCGGTGTGCATTCGCTCGTGCGAAGCCAACGCCACGGCTCCATGAACTTTTGCCCCACAAATCGAACACTGGCGGAGTGGTGTTTTGTATTTTCGTTTCTGATGTGATATCATAGAAGTTTGATCATAGAACCTCTTGTAGCAAACCGGACACTCAAACGGTCTGTTCTGATATTCCGGCAGTGTGGCGGCCACCCTGTTCAAGCGATGTGCCTCAACAGCATGTTCGATCAGCTCCTCATCTGTAGGGAACGATTCATTGCAACCTTGAGCACAGCAAATCCTTCCCTTGCGATGGCTTGGTTGAATTCTTATCGGTGCTATTACTACCGATTGCATTACCTCCTTCTGTGGATGGTTGTGGGCATGTTCTCGCCGTGTCTTGGAATTCAAAAACCGAGACTTGCATCGAATGCACTCGTACACCTTTCTGGCGTTCCGCGATTGCTTAACATGCAGCGCCAGACCCTGTGCAGTTGTGTACCTTTTAAAGCAGATATCACAAATATGCGGTCTCATAATATTCAACCTGGACTTTTTGCTATGCTCCTCACAATGATCCTTCAATTCATCCTCGGTTGGAAAAATTTTGTAACACGCGCAGCACAGGAAATCCCCTTCGTCCAATTCCAACGTCGTGAACATTTTCTGTTCCATTTCGTCCAGAACGCTATAGTCCTCTGGATTTCTGTTATATCTGTGATAGATCCGCTTTCGTTTTTGCTTCCGTGTCGTCAAATCGGGGACAACCACCTTGGGCTGCGGCTCCATATCATCAAACCCGACGAACTCAAGTTCAGAATTCTCCTCGCCCATTTCAGCGCTTCGATTTGGCTCTTCTGCCGTG
Encoded proteins:
- the LOC134208306 gene encoding zinc finger protein ZFP2-like encodes the protein MNPENHSSLQDSSTSGICRVCMLSDTAESLLSIDAELEPGAPIVDVIGELTSIQIRLKDGLPEEICPECVDELKHFIEFIRKVRRSDRKLRRMFKAKADSSGDKSGASDDLKVKVEIENWNCKEELMVEDATEEVLEEVIVEEEYLEIEEDTVWKIEQFTAEEPNRSAEMGEENSELEFVGFDDMEPQPKVVVPDLTTRKQKRKRIYHRYNRNPEDYSVLDEMEQKMFTTLELDEGDFLCCACYKIFPTEDELKDHCEEHSKKSRLNIMRPHICDICFKRYTTAQGLALHVKQSRNARKVYECIRCKSRFLNSKTRREHAHNHPQKEVMQSVVIAPIRIQPSHRKGRICCAQGCNESFPTDEELIEHAVEAHRLNRVAATLPEYQNRPFECPVCYKRFYDQTSMISHQKRKYKTPLRQCSICGAKVHGAVALASHERMHTGIKPFPCDSCSKTFASTALLKAHSLVHRKDKLFICLVCGKGFNRKATLQKHELIHSNLSVFECEVCAKPFRTKPRLELHMRTHTGFKPYQCRYCDKAFADHSNRQRHEMGHTGIKPHKCSQCDKTFITKRLQAEHERSNHSIATVYTCTTCPEWFTNRASLNAHKAMHEDEDHSAVTMLD